AACGGTCTATGCCAGCCTAGAAGACGCCCCCGGCCCCATCGACATGGTGGACATCTTCCGCCCGTCAGAAGCTGCTGGCGACGTGGTGCGTGAGGCTATTCGTTTGTCGGACGACAAAGGCATCACGGTGGCGTGGATGCAGCTGCAGATCACCAACGACAAAGCCAAAAAAGAAGCCGAAGAGGCCGGCCTGGTGGTGGTGCAAAACCGCTGCCCGAAGATTGAGCTGCAAAAGCTAGACTAGTGACGGGAATTCCGCTTGAGGCGGTCGCGTTCTTCAATCATGTCCTCAAGCGTGCCCAACTCACACGCTTGCGAACAGTCTTGGGCATAGCTTAGAGTTTCATCCAGGCGCGACATGTGCGCGCCAAGGCAATGGATAAACATCTGGTGATGC
This window of the Magnetovibrio sp. PR-2 genome carries:
- a CDS encoding CoA-binding protein gives rise to the protein MSKSDTADMILGILETVNTIALVGASNKPARPSYQVMEYMQSKGYKVIPINPGQAGNEILGETVYASLEDAPGPIDMVDIFRPSEAAGDVVREAIRLSDDKGITVAWMQLQITNDKAKKEAEEAGLVVVQNRCPKIELQKLD